The nucleotide window GGCCGCCTCGTACTCCTCCGGCGTCTCCGCGGGCGAGAGGCCCTTGGCGCGCAGCTGCTCGTCGGCGATGAACTCGGAGTTGCCGCCGAGCTGGATGTCGGTACCGCGACCGGCCATGTTGGTGGCCACGGTGACCGCGCCCAGCCGACCGGCCATGGCGATGATCGAGGCCTCACGCGCGTGGTTCTTCGCGTTGAGCACCTCGTGCGGGATCCCGCGCTTGAGCAGGTACTTCGCCAGCTCCTCGGACTTCTCGACGCTCGCGGTGCCCACCAGGACCGGCTGGCCGGCCTCGTGGCGCTCGGCGATGTCGTCGACGACCGCGGTGAACTTCGCCTTCTCCGTCTTGTAGATGACGTCGGCGCGGTCCTCGCGGACCATCGGCCGGTTCGTGGGGATCGGCACCACGCCCAGCTTGTAGGTCTGGTTGAGCTCGGCGGCCTCGGTCTGGGCCGTGCCGGTCATGCCCGAGAGCTTGTCGTAGAGCCGGAAGTAGTTCTGCAGCGTGATCGTGGCGAGGGTCTGGTTCTCGTCCTTGATCTCCACGCGCTCCTTGGCCTCGATGGCCTGGTGCATGCCCTCGTTGTAGCGGCGCCCGGCCAGCACGCGGCCGGTGAACTCGTCGACGATGAGGACCTCGCCGTTGGTGACGATGTACTGCTGGTCCTTCTTGAACAGCTCCTTGGCCTTCAGGGCGTTGTTCAGGTAGCCGATCAGCGGGGTGTTGACCGCCTCGTAGAGGTTGTCGATGCCCAGCTGGTCCTCGACGAACTCCACGCCCTCCTCGGAGACGGCGACCGTGCGCTTGGCCTCCTCGACCTCGTAGTGCCGGTCGCGCTTCATCAGCGGGGCGATGCGGGCGAACTCGCCGTACCACTTGGCACTGGTCTCGGCCGGGCCGCTGATGATCAGCGGGGTGCGGGCCTCGTCGATGAGGATCGAGTCGACCTCGTCGACGATCGCGTAGGCGTGCCCGCGCTGCACCAGGTCGCCCTTGGCCCAGGCCATGTTGTCGCGCAGGTAGTCGAAGCCGAACTCGTTGTTCGTGCCGTAGGTGATGTCGCAGGCGTACTGCTCGCGCCGCTCAGCCGGCTGCTGGCCGGACACGATCGTGCCGACGGTGAGGCCGAGGAAGCGGTGGATGCGCCCCATGGTCTCGGCGTCACGGGCGGCCAGGTAGTCGTTGGTCGTGACGATGTGCACGCCCTCGCCCGGCAGGGCGTTGAGGTAGGCGGCCAGCACACCGGTGAGCGTCTTGCCCTCACCGGTCTTCATCTCGGCGATGTTGCCGAGGTGGAGCGCGGCGCCACCCATCATCTGCACCGGGTAGTGCCGCTGGCCCAGCGTGCGGCCGGCCGCCTCGCGGACGACGGAGAACGCCTCGGGCAGCAGCAGGTCGAGGCTCTCGCCGTCGGCGTACCGCTCCTTGAACTCGTCGGTCTTGGCGCGCAGCTCGGCGTCGGTCAGCGCGGCGGTGTCGGCCTCGTGGAGGTCGACCGCGTCGGCGATCTTGGACAGCCGTCGGAGGATCTTGCCCTCACCGGCACGCAGGATCTTGTTGAACACCACGGCACCAGCGTAGGCGGCGAACCCGTGAACTGGTCCACGCGGCGACGGATCTCCCTACCCGGGCGCGCCCGCTCCGTACCGTCGGGAAGCGTGTCCTCCACCGCAGACTCCCCCGCACCCCTCCTCGGGCCCGGGCTGGTGGCCTTCTTCACCGAACGTCACCTGGCCACGCTCACCACGCTCCGCGCCGACGGCAGCCCGCACGTCGTCCCGGTCGGGGTGACCCTGGACCCGGCGACCGGCACCGCCCGGGTGATCACCTCGGGCACCACGGCCAAGGCCCGGCACGTGCGCGACGGGCAGTCCCGCGTGGCGGTCTGCCAGGTCGACGGCGCCTGCTGGACGACGCTGGAGGGGACGGCGGTGGTGCGGGACGACGCCGCGTCGGTCGCCGACGCCGAGGCCCGCTACGCCGCCCGCTACCGGCAGCCCCGCGAGAACCCGGCGCGGGTGGTGCTGGAGATCTCGGTGGACAGGGTGCTGGGCAACGCGGAACGTCACCGGGGCCCGGCGACCGAGGAGTGAGCGGCATGGACCTGAGCGGCATCGACCTGACCACCGAGACCGTGCGCACCGAGCGACTCGTGCTGCGGCCCTTCCGCCCGGACGACGTCGACGCGGTGTTCACCGCCTGCCAGGACCCGGAGATCCCGCGGTGGATCGCCGCGGTCGGCGTCCCCTACACCCGGGAGGACGCCGCCGCGTTCGTCACCGGCGAGGCGCCCACCCAGCGCCGTGAGGGCACCGGGCTGACCGTCGCGATCGAGGCCGACGGCGTGCTGGTCGGCGCCAGCGGCGTCCAGCGGATCGGCCAGCACCCGATCGGCCCGGAGGTCGGCTACTGGATCGCCCCCCAGGCCCGTGGGCACGGGTACGCCGCCGAGGCCGCACACGCCCTGGCCGACTGGGCGATCGGGCTGGGGGCGCCGCGGGTGTACCTGGTGGCCGACGTGGCGAACACCGGCTCGCAGGCGGTCGCCGTCCGGGCCGGGTTCGCCCGCGAGGGCGTGCTGCGCTCCTACCTGCACTACCGCGACGGCCGCCGCGCCGACGCGGCCCTGTTCTCCCGCCTCCCCGGCGACTGACGCCCAGGGGTCTGGCCACCGCAGCGACCGGTGGGCCGTGTCGGGCAGCGGCCCACCGGTCGGCCAGGCGGCTGGACCCGCCTCGGCCAGGCGGCCGGACCCCGCCTCGGCCAGGCGGCCGGACCCTGCCTCGGCCAGGCGGCCGGACCCTGCCTCGGGCACGGACCGCGCGAGATCTGCGATCTCGTGGCGTCCCGGGCCCGGAGGCCACGAGATCGCAGATCTCACCACCACAGCAGGGCCCGGGCGGGCGGCGGGCCGCCGCAGCAGGGCCCGGGCGTCCGAGCCGCCGCACCGGCAGGACCCGGACGTGCGGCGAGCCGCCCTCCGCGGTGCGGAGGACGGCTCGCCGGGTGTGCTGGGGTCAGGCGTGCGCGGGTTCGCGCTCGGGCGCCGCGGCGCCGTCGGGCGAGCCGACGGAGGCCCCGAGCCGGATCAGCCCGTAGTCGAAGGCGTGCCGTCGGTAGACGACCGAGGGCTGGCCGGTGTCGGCGCACAGGAACAGGAAGAAGTCGTGCCCGACGAGCTCCATCTCGTAGAGCGCCTGGTCCACGTGCATGGGCGTGGCCTGGTGCACCTTCTCGCGCACGATCTGCCCGGGCAGGTGCTCGTCGAGGTCGGTCACCAGCGGACCGTCGACCAGGGCGGCCTCGATCGACTGTGACGGCTCGCCGACGGTCGCCGGCTCAGGGGTGCCCGAGGGACCGGCGGCGTCGCCGACCGGGGCGGTGGCGTCCACCGGGGTGACGTCGGCCGGGACTCCCCCGACCCGCACGCTGGGCGGGGTGTGCCGGCCGTGGTGGACCCGGCGGCGGTCGTTGGCCCGCCGCATCCGGTTCTCCAGCTTGCCGGCCGCGAGCTCCAGGGCCGCGTAGAAGTCCGGCGCACACGCCTCCGCGCGGGCCACCGGGCCCTTGCCGCGCAGGGTGATCTCCACGCGCTGGCAGTTCGCGGACTGGCGTGGGTTCTTCTCGTGCAGCAACTCGACGTCGATGCGGATGACCTTGCTGTCGAAGCGTTCGAGCTGGCCGACCTTGTCCTCCACCTTCTGGCGGAAGTGCTCGGGCACCTCGACGTTGCGTCCTCGGACCACGATCTCCATCTGACCTCCCGGTCGAGCGGGTGATCTCTCTCACGCTAGCCGTCCCGCGGCCGTCCCGACACCGGGAGGAGCGACCGACCTCGTCCGGTTCACCCCCGCACGGTGAAGGTCGCAGGTGAGCGGCGCGGAGCCGGCCGCACGACCCGGCGCTCGGTGGCCGCGACGACCGCGGCGAGCACCGCCTCGGCCGGCCCGGCGGGTGCCCCGGCGGCCAGGGCCCGGGCCGCCTCGGTGAGCGTGGCCCCGCTGGTGGCGACGTCGTCGACCAGCACCAGCCGGCTCCCCGGTGGCAGCGGCACGGGCAGCCGGTGGAACCGGCCGGCGAGGTTGGCCCGCCGGGCTGCGGCGTCCAGGCCCGCGGAGTCGCGGGTGCGCCCGGCCCGGCCCAGCAGCGGCACCACCGTCGCCGCCAGTCCGGCGGCGGTCAGCTCGGTGACGGCGTGGGCGGCCAGCTCGCGCACCTGGTCGCGCCCGCGACGCCGCACGGCCGCCGGGGCGGTGGGCACCGGCACCAGCACGACCGGGCCCGCGGGAGCCGGTACTGCGGCGAGCACGGCGACCACCGCCAGGGCCAGCGCGGTGCCCAGCGGTGCGCCCAGCTCGGCGCGGCCGTGCTCTTTGAAGGCCAGCACGGCCGGGCGCACCGGTCCGGCGTAGGCGCCGGCGGCCACCGTCGGCGGGAAGCCGGGCGGGTGGCGGCGCGGCTCGGCCAGCCGGGGCCGGGCCAGCCGGCTGCGGCACGCCGCACACAGCACCGCACCGGGGCGGGTGCAGCCGGCGCACACCCGCGGCAGCACCAGGTCCGACAGCGCCCGTCCCCCGGCCCGCAGCAGCCCCGGCGGGCCGTCGTCCGTCGTCCTGGCCGGTCGCACGCCGTCCACCCTGCCCGGCACACGGCCGCAGGGCCCGGGCCGGCGAACGGCTGGGGACCGGGCCGGGAGACGGGGACGGCGGCCGGCGCCGCCGGATCACATCGGGTAGAAGGGCGCCGCACCGTCCAGCGGGGGCGCACCGCGGACGAGGGTGACCCAGGTGCCCCCGGCCAGCTGCCAGAGGGTGCCCTTGGAGACGGCCAGCGGCTGCCGGCCGGGCGCCGCCGCCAGCGCGGTGGCCTGCTCGGGCAGGCCGTTGGTCAGCACCGGGGTGAGCCCGAAGCCGTCGACGCCCACGGTGTAGGGCACGGTCTTCTGCTCGCTGGGGTCACCGGCCAGCACCATGAGCAGCCCGGCGTTGCGCCACGCCACGTCGACGACCTGCCGCACCGAGGGGGCCACCGCGCGCAGGTCGCGGACGCTCACGGCGTCGTCGTCGCGGACCACCGTGCCCACGTAGAGCTGCGTGCCGTCGGTGCCCTCGATGACCACCGCGGCCCGGACGCCGTCCGGGGACAGCTGGAAGGTCGTCGCCCGGCCCAGCCCCGCCAGCGTGGGCGCGCTCACCGTCTGCGGCGACCCCCCGGCCGGCAGCCGGACGACGTCGGTGCCGTTGCGGACCGTCCAGACCTCCGACCGGGTGCCGGGGGTGGTGGGCGCGGTGAAGCTGCTGCCGTCGAGCACCCAGGCGAGGTCACCGTCGTACGGGCCGGCGAACAGCGTCGCCGGCGCCCCCGTGGGCGAGTTCGTCGTCGACACCCCCGCCATCAGGGCGAGCTGCCCGGTGCGCGGGTCGACCGACACCGCCGCCGACGACAGGCCGTAGGTGTTCGTGCCGGCCGGACCCGGGGACGGCGAGCCGTCGGAGGCCCGGCGCAGGCCGCCGTCGTGCAGGTAGTGCCCCACCGCGTTGGGCGGGGCGGCGTCGGGGTCGAGGGCCGGCAGGTCGGCCCTCGTCTGCCGGTCGGGGAGCCCGGGCAGGCCCAGCGGCTGGCCGTCGCGCAGCACCTCGACCGTCTGCAGGCCCAGCTGCTCCTGCTGCAGCGACCAGACCAGCTGCCCGGCGGCCGAGGCGACGGTGCCGTCCTCGGTGCCGGCCGGGAAGGTGAGGTCGACGGTCGCGGTCTGCCCGGCGACGGCCACGGTGCTGCGCAGGCTGGCCCCGTTGAGCGGGTTGACCACCCCGGCGCTCACCGCCGGCGACGGACCGGACAGCAGCCGCTCCACCACGGCGTTGGGCTGCGCCTCGCCGTCCACCAGGTAGCGCGGGTCGGGGACGACGCGGGTGCCGGTGGGGTCGAGGAAGTACAGGGCGATCTGCTCGTAGGTGCGGGTGAAGTCCGGCTCGAGCATCAGCAGGCCGTCGGGCGGGTTGGTGATCCGCCACTCCCCCGACTCGTCGGTCAGGGTGAAGTTGCGGGCGTAGACGTCCTCCGAGCCGACGGCGAAGATGCCGCGCTCGTCGATGGTGCCGACCGCCTCGGCCGTGACCTGCACGGTGCCCTCCTGCGCCTGCACCGGCGCGTAGTCGCCGCTGATCACGGTCACCCCGTCGCTGTCGGACCAGCTGGTCGCGGCGTCGGTGCTGAGGTACTGGCGGGCGACCGGGTGGTTGCGGGCGGTGCTGGCGTTGGCGTCGATGAACCCGCGCACGACCTCCTCGGGGGTGGCCCCCGGCTCCGGCGCCTGCGGCTCGATGCCCACCGCGTCGGCCGGCGGCTCGGCGACCTGGGTGATCTGGGTGACCGGCGAGCTGCTGGGCACCGTGCTGCAGGCCGGCAGCAGGGCGGCGAGCAGCCCGACGAGCACCGCACGGGCCGCGCGGGCGCTCACGCCTGCTCCCGGCGCAGCATCGGCGGGCGCAGCGGCAGCGGCGAGCTGGTGAGCTCCGCACCCGCGACCAGCGGCAGCGTGAGCCGGAACTGCGCGCCCTGCCCGGGCAGCCCCCACACCTGCAGCCAGCCGCCGTGCAGCCGCGCGTCCTCCAGGCTGATCGACAGGCCCAGTCCACTCCCCCCCACGGTGCGCACCCGGGAGGGGTCGGCGCGCCAGAACCGGTCGAAGACGTGCTGGGCGTCCTCGGAGGTCAGCCCCACCCCGTGGTCGCGGACCGTGATCGCCGCCGCCGACCGGGAGGCGGCCAGGGTGATCTCGACCGGCTCGCCGCGGCCGTGCTCGATGGCGTTGCCGACCAGGTTGCGCAGCACCCGCTCGACCCGGCGTCCGTCGACCTCGGCGATGACCGAGCGCGGCGGCAGGCTGACCAGCAGCGCGCACTCGTGCCGCTCGGCCAGCGACGCCATCCCGGTCACGACCCGCTGCACCAGCGGGCCCAGCTCCTGCGGCTCGGGCTCCAGGGTCGCCGCACCCGCGTCGTAGCGGCTGATCTCCAGCAGGTCGGTGAGCAGGGCCTCGAAGCGGTTGAGCTCGGCCTGCAGCAGCTCGGCGGAGCGGGCGACCGCCGGGTCGAACTCCTCGCGGGCGTCGTGCAGCACCGCGGCGGCCATCTGCACGGTGGTCAGCGGCGTGCGCAGCTCGTGCGAGACGTCGGAGGTGAAGCGCTGCTGCAGCTGCGACAGCGCCTCCAGCTGCGTGATCTGCTGCTGCAGCCCCTCGGCCATGGCGTTGAAGCTGGTGGCCAGCCGGGCCAGGTCGTCCTCCCCGCGCACCGCGAGCCGTTCCTCCAGGTGGCCCTCGGCCAGCCGCTGGGCGCTGCCGGCGGCGCGCCGCACCGGGTCGACGACGAGCCGGGTGACCAGCACGCCGATGCCGGCGACGAACAGCACCAGGACGGCGCTGGTGACCGCCACCGTGCTGCGGATGCCGGACAGGTTCGCCTGCTCCTGGTCCAGCGGGAAGGCGAAGTAGACCTCGACGCTGTCGCCACCGCCGGGGTCGGTGGGCACCGGCGCGCCGACGATGAGCGTGGGCACCGGCTCACCGCTCGGGTCGGGGACCCGGGCGTAGCGGTAGGCCTGCGACCCGGCGGCCACCTGGGCCTCCAGGTCCGCGGGCAGGGCGGGCTCGATGCCGCGGCGGCTGACCGCGGGCCGCTCGTCCTCCCCGGACCGGTAGATCATGACCACGTCGAAGTCGCCGGCCGCCCCGCCGCGGCGCTGCAGGCCCTCGACGGTGCGCGCCAGGGTCGAGCGCACGCTGGCCGAGTCGCCGGTGGCGATGCCGCTGACCTCGGTCTGGGCGTAGACGACCCCGGCCAGCGACTGGTCGACGGCGGCCTGCTGCTTGACCCGCAGCAGCTGCTCCCGGATCTGGGTGAACAGCACCATGCTCACGATCACCACCACCACGGCGGCGACCAGCATGGTGATCGCCCCGACCCGCAGCTGCAGCGACGCGCGCCAGGCGTGCACCACACGGCGGGCACCCCGGCCGATGCGCACGGTCGCCCGGCGGCGGAACCGGCGGACACGCCGACGGAGCCCCCGGCCCAGCTGGGCGGGCCGGCGGCGAGGCGGCGGAGGCGCGGCGGCGGGCTGGGGTTCCCGGTCGACCGCCGGCGGCCCGGTGGTGGTGCTCACCGGAGCGCGGGGACCCCGCGACGGGCGCCGGTCACGGCGGGCCTGCCTTGTAGCCCACACCGCGGACGGTCAGCACGACCTCGGGCTTCTCCGGGTCGCGCTCGACCTTGGCCCGCAGCCGCTGCACGTGCACGTTGACCAGCCGGGTGTCGGCGGCGTGCCGGTAGCCCCAGACCTGCTCGAGCAGCAGCTCGCGGGTGAACACCTGCCGCGGCTTGCGGGCCAGGGCGACCAGCAGGTCGAACTCCAGGGGGGTCAGCGCGATCGGGGCGCCGTCCCGCACGACCTGGTGCGCGGGGACGTCGATCTGCACGTCGCCGATCGAGAGGCTCTCGGCCTGGCCGGTGTCGCCGCGGCGCAGCTGGGCGCGCACCCGGGCCACCAGCTCGACGGGCTTGAACGGCTTGGTGACGTAGTCGTCGGCGCCGGCCTCCAGCCCCTGGACGACGTCGATCGTGTCGGTCTTCGCGGTGAGCATCACGATCGGCACGGTCGACTGGGTGCGGATGTCGGCGCAGATCTGCAGGCCGTTGCGGCCGGGCAGCATCAGGTCCAGCAGCACCAGGTCGGGGCGCAGCTGCTGGAAGGTGGCCACCGCCCGGGCGCCGTCGGAGACGAACGCGGGCTCGTAGCCCTCACGGCGCAGCACGATGCCGAGCATCTCGGCGAGGGCGGCGTCGTCGTCGACGACGAGGACACGGCCGCGGCTGGCGCCGGACGACGGAGCAGAGGGGGGCACGCCGCCATTGTGCGTGACCACCGCCGGGAACGGGTCCGCCCCGCCCGGAGATCTCCCCGGGCGGTCCGTGGTCGGGCCCCCTGGGGCCCGACCACGGACGACTCGACCGGATGGAACGGCCCCCTCGCAGGGACCCACCGCGCGCGGAGCGTGTGGCGGGTCCTGCGAGGGTCAGGCCCCCGTGCAGGGTCCCGCCGCGAGCTCGCTCGCGGTGGGGGGCACGGGGGTCCTTTCAGTAGCGGTAGTGCTCGCTCTTGTAGGGACCCTCGACCGGGACGCCGATGTAGTCGGCCTGCACCTTGGTGAGCTCGGTCAGCTTCACGCCGAGCGCGTCGAGGTGGAGCCGGGCCACGTGCTCGTCGAGCTTCTTGGGCAGCACGGTGACGCCGGGGGTCTTGCCCTCGTAGGCGGCGCGGTTGGTCCACAGCTCGATCTGGGCCAGCGTCTGGTTGGAGAACGACGCGCTCATCACGAAGCTGGGGTGGCCGGTGGCGTTGCCCAGGTTCAGCAGCCGGCCCTCGCTCAGCACGATGATCGTGTGGCCGTCGGCGAACCGCCACTCGTCGACCTGCGGCTTGATGTTCGTCTTCACGATGCCCGGGGTGCGGGCGAGACCGGCCATGTCGATCTCGTTGTCGAAGTGGCCGATGTTGCCGATGATCGCCTGGTGCTTGGTCTGACCGAGCTGCTCGGCGGTGATGATGTCCTTGTTGCCGGTCGTGGTGATGATGATGTCGGCCTTGCCGATCACCTCGTCCAGCGTGGTGACCTCGTAGCCGTGCATCGCCGCCTGCAGGGCGTTGATCGGGTCGATCTCGGTGACGATGACCCGGGCGCCCTGGCCGCGCAGCGAGTCCGCGGAGCCCTTGCCGACGTCGCCGTAGCCGCAGACGACGGCGACCTTGCCACCGATCATCACGTCGGTGCCGCGGTTGATCCCGTCGATGAGGGAGTGCCGGACGCCGTAGAGGTTGTCGAACTTGCTCTTGGTGACCGAGTCGTTGACGTTGATCGCGGGGAAGAGCAGCCGGCCGTCGCGGGCGAGCTCGTAGAGCCGCATGACGCCGGTGGTGGTCTCCTCGGTGACTCCCTTGATGCCCTGGCCGATGCGGGTCCAGTACGAGTCGTCCTCGGCGATGGTGCTGCGCAGCGTGTCGAGGATGACGCCGTACTCCTCGGAGTCGGCCTCGGTGGTGTCCGGGACGGCGCCGTCGGCCTCGAAGCGGGTGCCCAGGTGGACCAGCAGGGTGGCGTCGCCGCCGTCGTCCAGGATCATGTTCGGGCCGACGACCTCACCGGCGGAGTCGCGGAACTCGAACATCCGCTGGGTGCACCACCAGTACTCCGGCAGCGTCTCGCCCTTCCAGGCGAAGACGGGGACGCCGGTGGGCTCCTCGGCGGTGCCGTCGCCGACGACGATCGCCGCGGCGGCGTGGTCCTGGGTGGAGAAGATGTTGCAGCTCACCCAGCGGACGTCGGCGCCGAGCGCGGTGAGCGTCTCGATCAGCACGGCGGTCTGGATGGTCATGTGCAGCGAGCCGGCGACGCGCGCGCCGGCGAGCGGCTGGGCGTCGCCGTACTCCTCGCGCAGCGCCATCAGGCCGGGCATCTCGTGCTCGGCGAGGGCGATCTCCTTGCGGCCGAAGCCGGCGAGGGAGAGGTCGGCGACCTTGAAGTCGTCGGAGGTGAGCACACGGGTGGGGGTGGTCATGTCGCTCCAGTGTCCGGCCCGGCCGCGGTGGGCGCAGGCGGTCGTTGATCTCTGAGCGAGCATGCCGAGGCTTCGGCGGGGCTCGAGCCGTCCCCCAGGCTACCGCTGCGCCTCCCCGGGCCGCCTCATCCCGTCGAGCCGGGGTCGGCGCCCCCCTGCCGACGGGCACAGGGGGCCTCCGTCAGGCGGCGGAGGTGGTGGCCCGGTACAGGACGGCGGGGCCCCCGGCGGTGACCGGCTGCCCGGCGGGCACGAACGCCGACTCGCCCTGCCGGAGCACGACCTCCCCGTCGGGCCCGGACAGCACGGCCGTGCCCTCGGTGCACAGCACCACCTGGGGGCCGGCGGTGGTCAGCACGCCCGGGTCGACGTCGACCTGCGCGCGGGTGAGGTCGAAGTCGCGCACCGGCGTCGGGTACCGCAGGCCGCCGGGGCCGAGCACCGGGTGGATGACCGGCACCCGGCCGTCGGTGAAGTCGAGCACCTCGATCAGCGCCGCCAGGTCGACGTGCTTGCTGGTGAGGCCACCGCGCAGCACGTTGTCCGAGCTGGCCATGACCTCCACCCCCGCCCCGCTGAGGTAGGCGTGCAGGTTGCCGGCGGGCAGGAAGACCGCCTCACCGGGCTTGAGGGTGAGGTGGTTGCACATCAGCGAGATGACCACGCCGGGGTCGCCGGGGTAGGTCTCGGCCAGCGAGGCCGCCCACCGGTAGGTGTTGATGAACTCCGGGTCGTGCGCGGCGACGAAGCTCGCGGCCTTGGCGGCCACCGCGGTGACCAGGGAGTCCCGCCGGCGCTCCGACAGGGCCAGCAGCTGCGGGATCGCGGCCTGCAGACCGCCGTTGGCCAGCGCGGCGATGGTCGGCATGAGCTCGGCGAGCTGCAGCTTGGCCAGGCAGTGCAGCGACTCCGCGAGCGGGCGGAAGCCGCACAGCGCCTCGACCGGCGTGATCGCCAGGAGGATCTCCGGCTTGTGGTAGGGGTCCTTGAAGGTGCGCGTCGGGTCGTCCAGGGGGACCCCGGCGGCCTCCTCGGCGGCGAAGCCGACCTGCGCCTGCGCCGTGGTCGGGTGCGCCTGCAGCGACAGCGGCAGGTCCGCGGCCAGCACCTTCATCAGGAAGGGCAGCCGGTCGCCGAAGCGGTGCCGGACGCTCTCGCCGAGCATCTGCTCGGGCTCCTCGGCGATCGCCGCGTCCAGCGAGCGGCCGTCGGACAGGACGCTGGGCTGCCCCGGGTGCGCCCCCATCCACAGCTCCGCGTACGGCTGGTCAGCCGGCGACGGCTCGCCGAGCAGCTCGGGGATGACCGTGCGGGAACCCCACGGGTAGTGCCGCACGGCGTTCGTCATCTGCCACATCGGCGGGGACGATACCGGCCAGGGCCCACCGGGCGGCCCCGGTCGGCCCGGTGCCGCCCGACCGGGTGACGCCTCAGCGCGCCGCGGGCTCCGAACGCCGGATGTCGGGCTCGAGGTAGATGACCCGGGCGATGGGCACCGCGGCCCGCACCCGCTGCTCGGCCGCGTCGATGGCGGCGGCCACCGCGGCGGCGGTGTCGTCGTGCCGGACGGCGATCTTGGCGGCCACCAGCAGCTCCTCGGGACCGAGGTGCTGGGTGCGCATGTGGATCACCGACTGGACCGACTGCCCGTCGACGAGCGCGGCCACGATCTGCCGCTGCGCGTCCGGGGTCGCGGACTCCCCGACGAGCAGGCTCTTGGTCTCGACCGCCAGGACAGCCGCGACGGCGACCAGCAGCAGGCCGATGGCGATGGTGCCCAGCCCGTCGTAGAGGGTCTCGCCGGTGATCGCCGACAGCGTCACGCCGATGAGGGCCAGCACCAGGCCGGTGAGCGCGGCGCTGTCCTCGAGCAGGACGACGGGCAGCTCGGGTGCCCGGGCGTGCCGGATGAAGGCCCAGTAGCTCTCCCCCGGCTTGCGGACGGCGTTGGTCTCCTTGAGCGCGGTGCGCAGCGAGAAGCCCTCCAGCGCCATCGCCACCAGCAGCACGATGATCGCCACCGTCTGCGACTCGACCTCGCCCTCCTCGCGGACCTTGTGCACGCCCTCGTAGATGGCGAAGCAGCCACCGACGCTGAAGAGCACGATCGCGACGATGAAGCTGTAGATGTAGCGGTCCCGGCCGAAGCCGAAGGGGTGCTCGGGGGTCGCGGCCCGCTTCGAGCGCTTGCCGCCGACCAGCAGCAGCACCTGGTTGCCCGAGTCCGCCACCGAGTGGATCGCCTCGGCCAGCATCGACGAGGCGCCGGTGATCAGGAAGGCGATGAACTTCGCCAGCGCGATGCCGAGGTTGGCGCCGAGCGCGGCGATGATCGCCGTCGTCCCGCCGCCGTGCCCACCACCGCCGTGCTCCCCACCGCCGTGCTCCCCACCGGCCTGACCGGGGCCGCCCGTGCCGGGTCCGGCGGTGGCGGGGTGGGCGCCGGAGGCGCCGGCCGTCGAGCTCTCGGTCATGGCTGCAGGGCCCTCTCGTGGTCGAGCGCGAGTGCGAGGTAGACCGCACCGAAGTCGGCGACGGCGAGCTGGCGGGCGAGCCGCGCCAGCCGGGGCTGCTGACCGGGGTCGGTGGAGGCCAGGGCGCTGACCGGGACGTTGTGCGCCTCGGCGATCCGCAGTGCCTCGCCCATCGCCTCCCCGGCCGAGCGCGGCTCCCGCTCGTCGCCGTCGCGCGCGGCGGCGTGCTCGTCGCGGACGGTGACCAGCTGGAGCCGGCGGCCCACGTCGTCGGTGCGGTCGCGGAAGAAGTCGTCCTGACCGCCGGCCGGCGCCAGCGGGCCGGCGAGCACGGTGCGCAGCGACACCCGCTGGTCGGGCAGCCGGAACCCGGTCGCCGGCAGCCCGGCGAGAGTGGCCAGCTGGTCGGCGACCCGGCCGGCGGCGGCCCCGGCGAGCGGGCCCTCCGCGGCGATGACGGGCAGGGCGTCCAGCAGCTCCAGCGCCAGCGTCTTCGCCGGGTTGACGAAGGACTCGCGGGCCGGGCCGCACTCGGT belongs to Modestobacter sp. L9-4 and includes:
- the mtrB gene encoding MtrAB system histidine kinase MtrB codes for the protein MSTTTGPPAVDREPQPAAAPPPPRRRPAQLGRGLRRRVRRFRRRATVRIGRGARRVVHAWRASLQLRVGAITMLVAAVVVVIVSMVLFTQIREQLLRVKQQAAVDQSLAGVVYAQTEVSGIATGDSASVRSTLARTVEGLQRRGGAAGDFDVVMIYRSGEDERPAVSRRGIEPALPADLEAQVAAGSQAYRYARVPDPSGEPVPTLIVGAPVPTDPGGGDSVEVYFAFPLDQEQANLSGIRSTVAVTSAVLVLFVAGIGVLVTRLVVDPVRRAAGSAQRLAEGHLEERLAVRGEDDLARLATSFNAMAEGLQQQITQLEALSQLQQRFTSDVSHELRTPLTTVQMAAAVLHDAREEFDPAVARSAELLQAELNRFEALLTDLLEISRYDAGAATLEPEPQELGPLVQRVVTGMASLAERHECALLVSLPPRSVIAEVDGRRVERVLRNLVGNAIEHGRGEPVEITLAASRSAAAITVRDHGVGLTSEDAQHVFDRFWRADPSRVRTVGGSGLGLSISLEDARLHGGWLQVWGLPGQGAQFRLTLPLVAGAELTSSPLPLRPPMLRREQA
- the ahcY gene encoding adenosylhomocysteinase — translated: MTTPTRVLTSDDFKVADLSLAGFGRKEIALAEHEMPGLMALREEYGDAQPLAGARVAGSLHMTIQTAVLIETLTALGADVRWVSCNIFSTQDHAAAAIVVGDGTAEEPTGVPVFAWKGETLPEYWWCTQRMFEFRDSAGEVVGPNMILDDGGDATLLVHLGTRFEADGAVPDTTEADSEEYGVILDTLRSTIAEDDSYWTRIGQGIKGVTEETTTGVMRLYELARDGRLLFPAINVNDSVTKSKFDNLYGVRHSLIDGINRGTDVMIGGKVAVVCGYGDVGKGSADSLRGQGARVIVTEIDPINALQAAMHGYEVTTLDEVIGKADIIITTTGNKDIITAEQLGQTKHQAIIGNIGHFDNEIDMAGLARTPGIVKTNIKPQVDEWRFADGHTIIVLSEGRLLNLGNATGHPSFVMSASFSNQTLAQIELWTNRAAYEGKTPGVTVLPKKLDEHVARLHLDALGVKLTELTKVQADYIGVPVEGPYKSEHYRY
- a CDS encoding LpqB family beta-propeller domain-containing protein, with amino-acid sequence MSARAARAVLVGLLAALLPACSTVPSSSPVTQITQVAEPPADAVGIEPQAPEPGATPEEVVRGFIDANASTARNHPVARQYLSTDAATSWSDSDGVTVISGDYAPVQAQEGTVQVTAEAVGTIDERGIFAVGSEDVYARNFTLTDESGEWRITNPPDGLLMLEPDFTRTYEQIALYFLDPTGTRVVPDPRYLVDGEAQPNAVVERLLSGPSPAVSAGVVNPLNGASLRSTVAVAGQTATVDLTFPAGTEDGTVASAAGQLVWSLQQEQLGLQTVEVLRDGQPLGLPGLPDRQTRADLPALDPDAAPPNAVGHYLHDGGLRRASDGSPSPGPAGTNTYGLSSAAVSVDPRTGQLALMAGVSTTNSPTGAPATLFAGPYDGDLAWVLDGSSFTAPTTPGTRSEVWTVRNGTDVVRLPAGGSPQTVSAPTLAGLGRATTFQLSPDGVRAAVVIEGTDGTQLYVGTVVRDDDAVSVRDLRAVAPSVRQVVDVAWRNAGLLMVLAGDPSEQKTVPYTVGVDGFGLTPVLTNGLPEQATALAAAPGRQPLAVSKGTLWQLAGGTWVTLVRGAPPLDGAAPFYPM
- the mtrA gene encoding MtrAB system response regulator MtrA; its protein translation is MPPSAPSSGASRGRVLVVDDDAALAEMLGIVLRREGYEPAFVSDGARAVATFQQLRPDLVLLDLMLPGRNGLQICADIRTQSTVPIVMLTAKTDTIDVVQGLEAGADDYVTKPFKPVELVARVRAQLRRGDTGQAESLSIGDVQIDVPAHQVVRDGAPIALTPLEFDLLVALARKPRQVFTRELLLEQVWGYRHAADTRLVNVHVQRLRAKVERDPEKPEVVLTVRGVGYKAGPP